Proteins co-encoded in one Apus apus isolate bApuApu2 chromosome 22, bApuApu2.pri.cur, whole genome shotgun sequence genomic window:
- the BACE1 gene encoding beta-secretase 1 has translation MAAAWPWLLLWLGAAALRAHPAPPRIRLPLRGGSALPPAPRARRAPEDAERGGSFVEMIDNLRGKSGQGYYVEMTVGSPPQKLNILVDTGSSNFAVGAAPHPFLRRYYQRQLSSTYRDLRKGVYVPYTQGKWEGELGTDLVTIPHGPNVTVRANIAAITESDKFFINGSNWEGILGLAYAEIARPDDSLEPFFDSLVKQTRVPNIFSLQLCGAGFSPNETEALAAVGGSMIIGGIDRSLYVGDIWYTPIRKEWYYEVIIVKLEVNGQDLNMDCKEYNYDKSIVDSGTTNLRLPKKVFEAAVKSIKTASSTEKFPDGFWLGEQLVCWQVGTTPWHIFPVLSLYLMGEATNQSFRITILPQQYLRPVEDVATSQDDCYKFAISQSSTGTVMGAVIMEGFYVVFDRARKRIGFAVSACHVHDEFRTAAVEGPYLHSNMEDCGYNIPQTDESTLMTIAYVMAAICALFMLPLCLMVFQWRCFRCLRRDHDDFADDISLLK, from the exons ATGGCTGCCGCctggccctggctgctgctgtggctgggggCGGCCGCCCTGCGCGCCcacccggccccgccgcgcatCCGGCTGCCGCTGCGGGGGGGCTCGGCCCTGCCGCCCGCCCCCCGGGCTCGCCGGGCACCGGAGGACGCCGAGCGGGGCGGCAGCTTCGTGGAGATGATCGACAACCTGCGCGGCAAGTCCGGGCAGGGCTACTACGTGGAGATGACTGTGGGCAGCCCCCCGCAGAAG ctgaatATCCTGGTGGATACAGGGAGCAGTAACTTCGCTGTGGGAGCAGCTCCTCACCCTTTCCTCCGGAGATATTACCAGAGGCAGCT GTCCAGCACCTACCGTGACCTGCGGAAGGGTGTGTACGTGCCCTACACCCAGGGCAAGTGGGAAGGGGAACTGGGCACCGACCTGGTCACCATCCCCCACGGCCCCAACGTCACCGTCAGAGCCAACATCGCTGCCATCACCGAGTCGGACAAGTTCTTCATCAACGGCTCCAACTGGGAGGGGATCCTGGGGCTGGCCTACGCCGAGATCGCCCGG CCTGACGACAGCCTGGAGCCCTTCTTTGACTCACTGGTGAAGCAGACCCGGGTGCCCAACATCTTCTCCCTCCAGCTTTGTGGGGCAGGCTTCTCACCTAACGAGACAGAGGCCCTGGCAGCTGTGGGGGGCAGCATG atCATCGGTGGCATCGACCGCTCGCTCTATGTGGGTGACATCTGGTACACCCCCATCCGGAAGGAGTGGTACTACGAGGTCATCATCGTCAAGCTGGAGGTTAATGGGCAGGACCTGAACATGGACTGCAAAGAG TACAACTATGACAAGAGCATTGTGGACAGCGGGACCACCAACCTCAGGCTGCCAAAGAAGGTGTTTGAAGCTGCAGTGAAATCAATCAAAACAGCTTCTTCG ACCGAGAAGTTCCCGGATGGCTTCtggctgggggagcagctggTTTGCTGGCAGGTCGGCACCACTCCCTGGCACATCTTCCCCGTCCTGTCCCTCTATCTGATGGGGGAGGCCACCAACCAGTCCTTCCGGATCACCATCTTGCCCCAG caatACCTGCGCCCGGTGGAGGACGTGGCCACCTCTCAGGATGACTGCTACAAGTTTGCCATCTCCCAGTCCTCCACCGGCACCGTCATGGGCGCTGTCATCATGGAGGGCTTCTACGTGGTCTTCGACCGCGCCCGCAAGCGCATCGGCTTCGCGGTCAGCGCCTGCCACG TGCACGACGAGTTCCGGACGGCCGCGGTGGAGGGGCCCTACCTGCACTCCAACATGGAGGACTGCGGCTACAACATCCCGCAGACGGACGAGTCCACCCTGATGACCATCGCCTACGTGATGGCCGCCATCTGCGCCCTCTTCatgctgcccctctgcctgATGGTGTTCCAGTGGCGCTGCTTCCGCTGCCTGCGGCGCGACCACGACGACTTCGCCGACGACATCTCCCTGCTGAAGTGA